ggcagccagcctcctcttgctcctgtgcaggggctggtgggttccagtGGCTGGCCGTGTGCTCAGCAGTCCAACACAACACCCagaatgtcaccagggctccttcctgacaatctacttctagAACACTCGACCACAGAAATCCTTACGCAGCATGTGTCGGGGCATGCCACAGGGCCGTGAGTCCACATCAGCTCAGGGGCAGCTGGTGAGTGACTGGCCATTAGCCTGTGGCCCTCGCAAGACCTCGTCAACTGCATTTTCCTTGGGTTACACTGAACATACTCATTTGTCAAGTGGAAAGATTTTCAAGGCGAGTTTGAATCCCATCCCATTTCTAGGTGAACGGTGAAGAGCCAACCCCCGTCCCCTTGGCTGTGGCACTGGCAGGAGCACCCAGGACCTCTGGCTGTGGGAAGCAGCAGGCTCTCCGCAGGCCAATCTCAGGCTGACTGCATTGCCTGGGAGGTTCAGCCACTGAGAGCCGGCTGGCTCTCCTGCTCTGGGGGAActagggggcgggagggggggcagAGAGTTACCTCACACACTACACTCTGCAGGGCCATGCGAACTGCCTTTAGGGGGCCAGCCAAAAGACACACCCTGCTGTTGCAGATGAAGACAAATGCAGAAAGGACCCAGAGGTGCTGGCCAGGCACCTGCTTCTGTCGGATTCCCCGCAGAAAAAGGCAAGCTAGCGAAGAAAACCCCAGAAAGCACTGAATGGACTCTTCTCATTCCTCAGAAGTCTGAAGACCCTAGCCTGGCAGCGCTGGCTTGTGGAGAGCAGATGCGTCCACTGGTGCGCCCCCCTCCCCTCGGCTTCCACGAGGAAGAAAACGAAGTCTCTGAGGTCCAGCTGGGTCCGGCTTGCACAAGCCACACTGGCTCTGAGCCCTCGGTGAGCCCTGATGGCATCCTGACCGCGCTGCCACCCTAGCCCAGCAGACGTCTCTCTCTGCGCCTGTCCACGTCCCTGCACCCTAACTCCCGGTCGGTCGGGACTGGGGCGGTTGAGACAGTGACCAGGAACCACCCACCCCAGTACTCTCTCCTGTGTTGCCCACAACCCGCCTCAGTGCCTGctccggactcacagtgaccccacaggacagggcagagacaCGCATGGGTTTTCGAGTCGCACTCTTTACAGAAACACAGAGCCTGGTCTTCGTCCCACGTGGAGCCTGCAAGTGGCAGCTCCACATGTAACCATTTCTCCGCCACGGAGAAGGGACTGGAGGACCCTCGGAGCTTGAGGTCGAGGGGAGCACAGGCATATGGCATCTGTGCACAGACCCCCAGAGGAAGACAgcagccagccaggtcctggcaCGTGGCTTCATGGGCCAAGTGCTAGCCCCTTGACATTGAGAAGTCCGTACTTGTCCTTTGGGAAACGAGTAGAGCGTGGCAAGAATGAAAAGAGCCACTCAAGTGTCAGGACAGCAGCCCTCAGCGCTAAGCATCTGGGTGGTCCGAGAGAGTGTGTAGGTCGCTGCCAGCACGGCCGGCCCCGGGTGCGAGGGACGCCTGCAGCttggcccaggcctgaggggccctGCTCTTGGCAGCCTCAATAAACAGCTGCGTCTGCTCCTTGAGCTGGTCCAGTTCTGCCTGAGTGGCCTGGTTCTGCCGAATCAGCTCCTTGGTTTTCAGGGTGATCTCCAGCAAGCCGGACTTGTGCAGGACCACCAGCGTGTTCTGGAAGCGCCGGTGTCTGCTCTGCCTCTGCTCGGGAAAGAGCTCTGGGCTGCGGCACAGGTGCTCCGTGGCCCACAGTGGGGAGCTGTAACTAGCGGGCAGTGGGGACAGTGGGGAGCTGCTCTcaatgccatgcagggtgctgtcGGAAGCACAGACAGGACTGGCCGGGGAGGCGAAGGTCAGGCTGGGCGCTTTAGCCACGTGGCTGCTGGACACGGGCTGAAGAGTCTGTGGGCTCCCCCCAGCCACCAGGGAGGGCACGCCCTGAGGCGCCGAGTCCTCTGCGAGCTTGGCACCGGGCAGTGCTGGAGTCGAGGGGCTGGGTGGCTCGCTGCAAGACCCTCTGGGCCCTGGGCCCTCCGTACGGAGTTTCTTCTGCGCCACACCCTCCCCTCGCTCCTCTGGGCTCGGGGGCAGGCCCCTTTTGCCCGGGTGTGGGGCTATCTTGGTGTAGGAATTGAGAATGGGCAGGTAGTTCCTGGAGTCTGGCTTGTTCTCCCCAGTGTGGCCAGGGCTGACGGGGGAGGGTGCGGGTGGGTGAAGGAACAGAAGCTGGGGCTGTGCTGAGATCACTTCGAAGGAGGGCTGGACGGTCCAAGACTGGAGCTGGGTCGAGCCGCTGCCCTGAAACAGAGGAGAGAGTGGCACACTGCTTATCACCTGTGGGAGCAACCCCGGGGGCAGAGTAGATCCTGGGATGAAGCCCAGCCTCCAACCCCAGGGCAGAGCTGCCGCCACCTCCAGGCACAGACGAGGCTTCCAAGTCCATTTGTGTCCACAGCACACACTTAAACGCCAAGCAACCTCGTTGACTGCTGAAGAAATCACCTAGTTAGATTATGCCTGCGCCAATAAAAATATGGGTAGGAAGACATCCTGCATGGGTTAAACCCTCAGACCTTGTGGGGCTTCACTCCAGACTGCTTGCACCAGGTTACACCTGGGCCTTCCAGCTGAAACCAGCTTTTGATTCTGAGGTACAGCTTTGCGGGAGTTGATGGGTCTGCTGGTAAGGCACGGGTGCCTGGCCGTCAGACAACCTCTCAAACTCATCCCTGCTGTCGAGAGGGGGGTGGGCGCCATGGCTCATGCTGCATGAGGGTCTCCTTCTAACAGCCCACAGGACTCACTGGTTAATGGGACACCAATGGGACACCAATGGGACACCAGGACTTACTGGTTCCCTTCACCAATGGGAGAGTGCAAAGAACCCACTGCTTTGTGTCCCTGAGCTACTAAGTGATGGAGCTGGGATCCCTTCCTTCAATTCAGCCTCAACCCCCCTGCTGTTCTGCCTTTGTTCTAGTCCTCACACTCCCTCACTGGAGGCAGCCTCAGGGCAGCCCtaaaagacagggtagacctgcccctctgaGTTGCCAACGACCAAAGCTACAGCCTTCCCTCTCCTGGGGAATGGTTGGGAGTTAGATTGCAGCCCCATGCACCATTCACTACGCGACCAGGGCTCTTCGCTCTTCCACTCTACACTTTGATTTTTCAAGCTGTTTCAGATGGAAACTCCATAAAGAAGGCCCTGGTACTTGTCTCCAATTATTTACAAGCCAGCCCAATTCTAGCCAGGGCCCAAAGAGCTGCGTGTGGCGGAGGTCGGGCAGAAGCAGCCTGACAGGTTCTGGACAGGCTACCTCTCTGGATAATCTCATGGGCTCATTTGCGTGAAGAGAGCTCTGGTCGGTCGCAGACATG
This genomic stretch from Tenrec ecaudatus isolate mTenEca1 chromosome 14, mTenEca1.hap1, whole genome shotgun sequence harbors:
- the CIPC gene encoding CLOCK-interacting pacemaker, coding for MERKPPGRESPRKLSAKLSKGTEPRKGAQHLSLAAAESDKDSGFSDGSSECLSSAEQMESEDMLGALGWSQEDQRRQSSKMGHGACPALSPMVVMKNVLVKQGSGSTQLQSWTVQPSFEVISAQPQLLFLHPPAPSPVSPGHTGENKPDSRNYLPILNSYTKIAPHPGKRGLPPSPEERGEGVAQKKLRTEGPGPRGSCSEPPSPSTPALPGAKLAEDSAPQGVPSLVAGGSPQTLQPVSSSHVAKAPSLTFASPASPVCASDSTLHGIESSSPLSPLPASYSSPLWATEHLCRSPELFPEQRQSRHRRFQNTLVVLHKSGLLEITLKTKELIRQNQATQAELDQLKEQTQLFIEAAKSRAPQAWAKLQASLAPGAGRAGSDLHTLSDHPDA